Proteins from a genomic interval of Alosa alosa isolate M-15738 ecotype Scorff River chromosome 8, AALO_Geno_1.1, whole genome shotgun sequence:
- the LOC125299337 gene encoding mitogen-activated protein kinase-binding protein 1-like: MAGDGTTIKNRITNFLRSPSIKLKRSRTKENLTTKVTLERVLGVTTSGNSGLTCDPNTGLVAYPAGCVVVLLNPKKNRQQHIVNTSRKAVTTLAFSSDGKYLVTGECGHLPAVRVWDVCEGSQVAELQGHKYGVSCVAFSPNSKYIVSVGYQHDMSVNVWAWKRNIVVAANKVSSKVTAVSFSEDSSYFVTAGNRHVRFWYLDHSGSAKVDGPMPLMGRSGLLGELQNNFFCDVACGRGSQSGSTFCITSSGLLCEFNERRMLEKWVDLRTSMARSLWVTADRIFCACAEGTVRTFSPADLRFLGTLPRPHHLGTDVAAVTQPSHLYSTQPDAHYPDTVAVTFDPANGWVTCVYNDHSLYVWDVRDLQRVGKVFSGLYHSASVWDLQVYPDSPDATESLPSSTSFLTCSADNTIRLWHSDGQRSVPKGNILSNDLLKVIYVESGSATMLDTDMCSTSGVEKQDSVAPEVRTGIRTIGVSPDGRHLASGDRTGTLRVHNLSSMEEILKVDAHDAEILCLEYSKPETGLRLLATAGRDRLIHVLNAEEDYGLLQTLDEHSSSISAVRFAAADGKVKMISCGADKSVYFRTAHRTLRGMEFKRTHHVVRKTSLADMDVDPTCKYAAVGCQDRSIRVIFNISNGKQKKSFKGSQGLDGSLLKVQTDPSGLYVATSCSDKNICLYDFHSGECVATMFGHSEIVTGIKFTSDCRHLISVSGDSCVFVWRLAPELTLNMREHMALRKKAQTGTMGKNPRVKQELHSAPSLIGYQDTDSEKEEEEEEEEDVDDEEMKVYQGEEAREEELNNQRDALQHTTSESSVGEDMGASDVVADWEPVQVQTGADNPPQLAGPVEAQARPRRRWSCRVSSVELVVQSMMELRQLDLLSKIDPEENSPEPQRCTSIQKGAVDPPGGRVKRRRPRPHSAWLAPALTPEPEGVVLYPEQQWGGSSEFQVRAGHRYSQDSQDSRWSHSRSPDSAGSLGYCSGVSSPDHRNLDSESLEGLSTDTDDIHTDDNTEDEEDEDAQFETLSDLRSSTGSLGRTLHRPLQRTTISARFLAQGHTAWSHSRIPRRKDECQSVGERSLVSSVRPLLTDEGQYRSSDAQGLERGSVSRAAVPMRRRTPGACATRVMAPSARAPPLMQKSLSAQNLSGDGASLCRRRATTPSRLRRDLQLAPPSSPQCTPSPSVTSVSTPSSPPQSWRSRSYMSPTTSSKAKVCRSVSVGEGLNLGSGSAEAGLGSPGVLEPSLGSPAKAPLRARLSVEGNSFDRLSTHALSANHKEAQEYALYGSREGLMNQLSQAFPDNKEQMFVGKRVEDCGKERPLMAVQAFSVVTEDSSSAGGLRRHRRSSSIIMATVPLQYLPPHHHLPYDYHLPPSHHHLPHDYHLPPSHHHLPHDYHLPPSHHLPHNHHLPPPYHLPHEHSSLPPCCSSASWPVCHSALNPVCSSVSSHSTGTAVSVETCREAAGELQRTVERTMQLYKMVNGGGCLGGAEQEEMERVLGEALGRVRSMVDCVPATPPRVGEGQAGGGGVALALLEQYSQLLLKSVEQRLVSKV; encoded by the exons ATGGCTGGAGATGGAACTACAATAAAAAATCGGATAACGAATTTCCTCCGGTCGCCCTCCATCAAACTGAAAAGGAGTCGCACGAAGGAAAACCTAACAACTAAG GTGACCCTTGAAAGGGTGCTGGGTGTCACAACCTCTGGGAACAGTGGCCTGACCTGTGACCCCAACACTGGCCTGGTGGCCTATCCTGCAGG ATGTGTGGTTGTGCTGTTGAACCCAAAGAAGAACAGACAGCAGCACATCGTCAACACATCCCG GAAAGCAGTCACTACATTAGCCTTCTCCTCAGATGGCAAGTACCTGGTCACAGGAGAG TGTGGCCACCTGCCAGCGGTGCGTGTGTGGGACGTGTGTGAGGGCTCCCAGGTGGCCGAGCTGCAGGGTCATAAGTATGGTGTGTCCTGCGTGGCCTTCTCGCCCAACAGCAAGTACATCGTCAGCGTGGGCTACCAGCATGACATGAGTGTCAATGTCTGGGCCTGGAAg AGAAATATTGTGGTGGCTGCCAATAAGGTGTCCAGTAAAGTGACGGCGGTGTCCTTCTCAGAGGATAGCTCTTACTTTGTGACGGCAGGAAACAGGCATGTCCGCTTCTGGTACCTCGATCACTCCGGTTCTGCCAAG GTTGACGGCCCTATGCCCTTAATGGGCAGATCTGGCCTGCTCGGAGAGCTCCAGAACAACTTCTTCTGTGACGTGGCATGTGGGCGTGGCAGTCAATCAGGAAGCACCTTCTGCATCACTTCCTCCGGGCTGCTGTGCGAGTTCAACGAGAGGAGGATGCTGGAGAAGTGGGTGGACCTCAGG ACGTCCATGGCCAGATCCTTATGGGTAACAGCGGATCGGATCTTCTGCGCGTGTGCAGAGGGCACCGTGCGCACCTTCAGCCCTGCGGACCTGCGCTTCTTGGGTACCTTGCCTCGCCCACATCACCTGGGCACGGACGTAGCGGCTGTCACCCAGCCCAG CCACCTGTACTCCACCCAGCCAGATGCACACTATCCAGACACAGTGgcagtgacctttgaccctgccAATGGTTGGGTGACGTGTGTGTATAACGATCACAGCCTGTACGTGTGGGATGTGCGTGACCTGCAGCGTGTGGGGAAGGTCTTTTCTGGCCTCTACCACTCCGCCTCTGTCTGGgacctgcag GTGTATCCAGACAGTCCTGACGCTACTGAATCGCTGCCTAGCTCCACCTCTTTCCTGACTTGCTCCGCTGATAACACCATCCGCCTGTGGCATTCCGATGGGCAGCGCTCTGTTCCCAAGGGCAACATCCTTAGCAAT GACCTGCTGAAGGTGATTTACGTGGAGAGTGGCAGTGCCACCATGCTGGACACAGACATGTGCAGCACCTCTGGGGTGGAGAAGCAGGACAGTGTGGCCCCCGAGGTCAGGACGGGCATCCGCACCATCGGCGTCAGTCCAGACGGCAGGCACCTGGCCTCAGGAGACCGCACCGGCACACTTAG GGTGCACAATCTGAGCAGCATGGAGGAGATTCTGAAGGTGGATGCCCATGACGCTGAGATCCTCTGTCTGGAGTACTCTAAACCTGagactg GTCTGCGGCTGTTAGCGACTGCGGGTCGTGACCGTCTCATCCATGTGTTGAACGCTGAAGAAGACTACGGCCTGCTGCAGACGCTGGATGAgcactcttcctccatctccgcCGTACGATTTGCTG CGGCCGATGGGAAGGTGAAGATGATCAGCTGTGGAGCTGACAAGAGTGTCTACTTCAGGACAGCCCACAGG ACACTCAGAGGAATGGAGTTCAAGCGCACTCATCATGTGGTGAGGAAGACCAGCCTCGCTGATATGGATGTGGATCCCACATGCAAATACGCAGCTGTGGGATGTCAGGACCGCAgcatcagggt GATCTTCAACATCAGTAATGGCAAACAGAAGAAGTCCTTTAAGGGCTCCCAAGGCCTGGATGGCAGCCTACTGAAG GTCCAAACTGACCCTTCAGGACTCTATGTGGCCACAAGCTGCTCTGATAAGAACATCTGCCTGTACGACTTCCACTCAGGAGAGTGCGTGGCCACCATGTTTGGTCACTCAG AAATTGTAACAGGCATAAAGTTCACCAGTGACTGCAGGCATCTGATCTCTGTGTCTGGAGACAG CTGCGTCTTTGTGTGGCGTCTGGCCCCTGAGTTGACCCTCAACATGCGGGAACACATGGCACTGCGCAAGAAGGCACAGACTGGCACCATGGGCAAGAATCCCAGAGTCAA gcaagAGCTGCACAGTGCTCCATCACTGATTGGTTAtcaggacacagacagtgagaaggaggaggaggaggaggaagaagaggatgtTGATGATGAAGAGATGAAGGTGTATCAGGGAGAAGAGGCAAGGGAAGAGGAACTCAATAATCAGAGAGATGCCCTGCAACATACTACCTCTGAGAGCAGTGTAGGGGAAGACATGG GAGCTTCAGATGTTGTTGCTGACTGGGAGCCCGTCCAG GTCCAAACAGGGGCTGACAATCCTCCCCAGCTTGCTGGTCCGGTCGAGGCCCAAGCCCGTCCCCGTCGGCGCTGGTCCTGTCGGGTCAGCTCTGTGGAGCTGGTGGTCCAGTCCATGATGGAGCTGAGGCAGCTGGACCTGCTGTCCAAAATTGACCCAGAGGAGAACAGCCCGGAGCCCCAGCGCTGTACTTCCATCCAGAAGGGGGCAGTG GATCCCCCGGGGGGCCGTGTGAAGAGGCGCAGGCCACGGCCCCACTCCGCCTGGTTGGCCCCTGCCCTGACCCCTGAACCCGAGGGCGTGGTCCTCTACCCTGAGCAGCAGTGGGGCGGCAGCAGCGAGTTCCAGGTGAGGGCGGGCCACAGGTACAGCCAGGACTCGCAGGACTCCCGGTGGTCCCACAGCCGCAGCCCGGACAGCGCAGGGTCCCTGGGCTACTGCAGCGGCGTGTCCAGCCCCGACCACAGGAACCTCG ACTCTGAAAGCCTGGAGGGCCTCAGCACAGACACGGATGACATCCACACGGATGACAATacagaggatgaggaagatgaagatgCTCAGTTTGAGACGCTATCAGACCTCAGAAGCAGCACTG GAAGCCTTGGGAGAACTCTACACAGACCACTGCAGAGGACCACCATCTCTGCTCGCTTCCTAGCTCAGGGGCACACCgcctg GAGTCACTCCCGCATCCCGCGACGGAAGGATGAGTGTCAGAGTGTTGGCGAGCGGTCCCTAGTCTCCAGTGTGCGCCCCCTGCTGACAGACGAGGGCCAGTACAGGAGCTCCGACGCCCAGGGCCTAGAGAGGGGCAGTGTGAGCAGGGCCGCCGTGCCCATGCGCAGGAGGACCCCAGGGGCATGCGCAACCAGGGTCATGGCGCCCAGTGCCCGGGCCCCGCCGCTGATGCAGAAGTCCCTCTCCGCTCAGAACCTGTCTGGAGATGGTGCATCTCTCTGCC gtcggAGAGCCACCACACCGTCTCGCCTGAGGAGAGACCTCCAGCTCGCTCCACCCTCCTCCCCTCAGTGCACCCCGTCGCCCTCGGTGACCTCCGTCAGCACGCCCTCCTCCCCACCCCAATCCTGGAGGTCCCGCTCCTACATGAGCCCCACCACCAGCTCCAAGGCCAAGGTCTGCCGCTCCGTGTCCGTCGGAGAGGGCCTCAACCTGGGCAGTGGCTCAGCCGAGGCTGGCCTTGGGTCCCCCGGAGTCCTGGAGCCCAGCTTGGGGAGCCCTGCCAAGGCACCATTGAGGGCCCGCCTCTCTGTGGAAGGGAACAGCTTTGATAGGCTGAGCACCCATGCtctctcagccaatcacaagGAGGCTCAGGAGTATGCACTGTACGGGAGCAGAGAGGGCCTGATGAATCAGCTCAGCCAGGCGTTTCCGGACAACAAGGAGCAAATGTTTGTGGGGAAGCGAGTGGAGGATTGTGGGAAGGAGCGGCCTCTGATGGCCGTGCAGGCGTTCTCCGTGGTCACCGAGGACTCGTCCAGCGCAGGTGGGCTTCGCCGCCACCGTCGTTCGTCCTCCATCATCATGGCAACTGTGCCGCTGCAATatcttcctcctcatcatcatcttccttATGACTATCATCTTCCTCCTTCTCACCATCATCTTCCTCATGACTATCATCTTCCTCCTTCTCACCATCATCTTCCTCATGACTATCATCTTCCTCCTTCTCACCATCTTCCTCATAaccatcatcttcctcctccttatcATCTTCCTCACGAgcactcatctctccctccctgctgcTCCTCTGCCTCGTGGCCTGTTTGCCACTCTGCTCTTAACCCTGTGTGCTCCAGTGTGTCCAGCCACTCCACAG